The DNA region TAGTCCGTCTTCTCCTTTGACCAACGACCCGCCCCAGATGCTCAAACTATCATTTCTGAAAACGGATTTTGGAGAAACTTCACCGAATTCTATTTTATAATCGGGAACCGCTTCGTTCGCAGCAATATTTGAGTTTGCCAAGGTTTCAGCTTCCGAGTTTGATTTCTTTTCCGATTTGCACGAAAAGAGAAGTGAAACTGTGGCAAAGGCAAGAATTACATTTAATTTTTTCATATTTCTATTTGTCAAAATTTATCAATGAATAAACGTGTGTTGGTTTAGACCAATCGCTCTTTCCATTTTTTGTTTTTTTCATAATGCTGATAAAATGCGGAGCGTCCCCTTCATAGGCAATAACGGTCATACCTCTGGTTATAGTGGTGCTTTTATACTGAAAGTAAGTTTCTCTTAACCCATATTTCACGGTATATTCCACATCGTTAGATTCTCCGGAATAGCCCACAATAAGTTTGTCACCAACAACAAATGCATCCCAGATAACTGGTGGTAATACTTTACCATTAGGTTTGGCCATCCGCGTTTCGGAAGGCTTGCTTTCACCTTTTTCATTCGTGGCGATAACTTTAAAGGAGTATTCTTTTCCGTTCTCTAAATTGTTCAGTTCTATGAAATTGGTCATCGTCTCTTTTGATTTTACAATTTCCCCTTTATTATCTTGATGCGTAACATGGTAGGTATTTACATTAAAAACAGGATTAAAATGAATTCTAACGGAAGCATCACCATTTTCTATTGTTGAAATTGAGGGTCGTTCAGGAACGGTTAGGGCAATACGTTTTTTCTTTCGGGGATAACCGTTGGGGGAAAGAACGCGAACATCTAAACTGGTGACATCAGTGAGATACGGTTTCCAATTCATACTGATTTTACTTGCAGTATCTCCTGGTTGTAACGTGGGAAGTTCTACGGCATTCTTAGCTAAGGTGTCTCCTTTGGTATTATGAAGCGACCAGACTAAACTGTGGTTTCTTAAGGTATAACTTGGGTAATTTCCCGAGTTCTTGGTCGTAATCGTAATTTGTGCGTGGCCTTTTTTAACATCCAAGTCCAATACTTCTAACTGCTCAACAGGACTATGCTCATTTTCTATTCTGTTATATAACTTCCGCTTTTGGCGCCAAGCATTTACAAGTCCCCATACCCGATTTTCCTCAGGTGATGTTGCTGCGTAACCACTTCGGTAGTCATTGAATGTCCACAACGAAGCTCCAATTACAAAAGGTTTTTTGTTTTGTAAACTTGAGTTCCATTCTGATATTTCAGGAATATCACCGTCCAAGGAGGTGGTAGCCATTGGTTTTATACCATATTCAGAAATAAAAATAGGTTTATCGGGCCATTTGGAACGTAGGGTTTTAAACACTTCTTCCGGTTTACCTTGAAACGGATACAGGTTGTGCATAATCATATCTACCAGCGAATTCGGGTCGTTCTCGGGAGTTGCCGTATCACGCCATCCACTGTTACTTACACAGGTTACTAAGCGGTAGGGGTCAAGCTCGTTCTTAACATAATCAATGGTCAGTTTAGCGTAATCGTAGTGATCTTTTAGCTCGTTGCCAACACTCCAGCCAATAATACTAGGATGGTTTACATCGCGGTCTATCATCTCTTTTAGCCATTGTTTTGCCAACGGATAATCTGGAGCCGTAAACTCAGGATTGGTAAGTTCTCTTACATTGACTTCCTCAAAAATTAGAATCCCTTTTTCATCACAGCGCTCAATCAACTTTTTATTCTGTGTGCCATGCATGATGCGCATAAAATTGGCACCGGCATTTTTCATTAGGTCTACATCTTTATTGATTAAATATTGCGGTTCTGAGGAACCCCAATATCTATGGTCGCTTACACGGTTAAAACCTGCTAAGCGTACAGGTTCGCCGTTTAAAATTAATTGGGAATCGGTCAATTCTACTTTTCTGATACCAAAACGGTCTCTTTGAGTATGAACTACTTTGTCGTCTTCAGTTGCCGTTGTGGTTATATGGTATAAATGAGGCGCATCAAAATGCCATAATTTAACTGCACTTGCCGGCAACGTACTTGCTAACTGAACTTCTTTTGTGCTATTTGCCGGTATAGTTATCGTGTGTTGTAAATCAGTTGTTTGTGGAGCTTCGTCAATGTGGGAAGCAAGCAAAACCATACGCTTTTTTGCGGATGAATTTTTGACCCGAATTTTAATTTTCAGGTTTGCAGAGCCTTTTTTTAGGTCGGGTTCGGCATGTATGTACTGATAACTGATGCGCACATCATTGTTTTTTACCAAATGCACATCACGAATGATTCCGCCCCAATTCCATGTAGCACCTACCAATGCACTATTATCAACCTCCACGGCCACTACATTGGGACCGTTAAAATTGAGTTCGTCGGTCACGTCAAATTCAAACGGAGTAAAACCGCCTTGATGACTACCTATCAACTCTCCGTTCAAGAATATTTTTGCCAGGTGATATACGGCATCAAACTTGATCCGAATACGTTCTTCTGAGCTCTTTTTCCAGTTTGGAGGGAGGTTAAAGGTTTTGCGGTACCAACCTATTCCCGTGTAATTGGAATATTCGTTTAGCATTCCCCAATGTCCCGGTACACTTAGGTTTTTCCAATTGGAATCGTCAAAATCAGATTTAAAGATGGTTGCTTTTTCTTCTTTGGAAGTTTCCATTTTTTCGGTGGAAACCGGGCGGAACATAACGGCATCTGCAACCACGGTATTTGCCGTTATTGCGGTCACTTCAATATAATTGGTATCGGTTTTATCAAAAGTGAATACACCTAAACTTAACCATTGGTCACATCGGTTTCGTTGGTTAAAATAAGAAGAGGTAAGACCACCAGCATGATTTACGTTTACTTGGGCAGTAAGGTGCGAAGCGAAAGGAAACCATACAAAGGCCTCGTAAAACCCAGATTGGGGTAAATCTGGACTGTACCTCACATAATTGTTCTCAGACTCATCTTTTCCAAAACTACGCTGTAGGTAGTTTTTGCCATAGAAAGTAGAACCTCGGTCGCCTTGTGTCTTCAATATCCATTCTCCTTTTACCTTTACATGTTCTTTACTGGAATTCTCAATTACAATATCTTCAGGAGTTTCGGAAACAGTAATGTAATTGGAACCTTCGCCGTAAATAGTATGGAATTTCCAATCACCGCTTAACAAAAGTTCTTCTTCTCCAGCGGCAACATATTCTGCCTTTTGAGCATGACAAAACCAGAGACTTAAAATGAAAATGCTGGTTAGGAGAGGTTTGAGCTGCATTTAGTCAAAATATTTTAATAGTTTTTCTTAACGAAAGGATGTTTTACTTTTTCTTTTGGTTTTCTAAAAACCCACGGTTTCCATGCTTCGTAGCGTTCTTTCCATTCCTCTAAAGTTCGGGTGGGGTATTTTGATGAAAGTCCACCTTTTCTAAATTCTTGGGAAACACCTTTGTCATTAATAGACCTCCTCCAAACATAAAGTTCTTCCAACATTTCATCCTTAAGGTCTCCATAGTCAGGGGCAGAAGCAAGATTGTTCAGCTCATAAGGGTCAGCTACAATATCATAAAGCTCAAACTCTGGTTTGGTAGGGGCAAAGAATTTGGCCTGATCTTCGTTAAGTTTTCCTTCCAAATTCATAACATTCATTTCTGCCAGCATAGGATACATATCTTCCTTGTAACCACTGTATTGCAAATAGGCTCGTTCAGGCATTAGGTTATGAATCAATTTGTATTTATTTGAACGGATAGCCCGCATAGCATCATGTGTTCCTCCCATACGACCGCGTGCCGCGAAAATGTACTTCCTGTTTTTGGATTCCTCTTTAAATAGATTCTTTCCTTGTAATGGATGCTCAGGTTTTGCGCCGGCTACATCTAAGATGGTAGCAGTAATATCAATGGTTTGAACCATATCTTTGTTCACTTGGTTAGGAGCTACGTGCCCGGGCCATTTTATAATAAGAGGAACCTGTAAACCTGGGTCGTACAAAAATTGCTTGCCACGAAAATGGCATCTACCGTTGTCTCCAATTAAGAAAATCAAAGTGTTATCCGTCAAACCTTCTTTATCAAGTCGGTGTAGAATGTCGCCAATTTCTCTGTCGCAAACTTGCATTTGTTCAAGGCCATTCGCCCAATCGCGTCGAGCAAAAGGCGTATCAACATAATAGGGGGGAAGCTCTATTTTTGATGGGTCTATGGGGTTTTTAGGGTCACGGTTCCAAGCTCTATGTGTTCCTCCCAAGGTAATCTGAGCGAAAAAAGGTTGCCCTTTTTTACGCTCCTTCCAATCCTTACCCATAAAACCTAAGTCGCCGCTAAAATTGGCATCGGTTTTATTATAGATTGAAAGAGATGTAAAATAACCCGCTTCTTTGAGAAGTAAAGGCATAGGTTTAATGTCAAAAGGCAATGGTTTTTTTTCTTCTTTTGCCGTTCTGTGTTGTTCTGCCCCAATATAATTTTGATGATACCCCGTAAGCATTGCAGAACGGGAGGTTGAACAAACGGGAGAAGTACAGAAAGCATTGGTATAGCGCACACCTTCAGAGGCCAATTTATCGGTAACCGGGGTTTCAATTCCTTTAGTTCCGTAACAGCTTAAATCTGGACTCCAATCTTCTAGCATTATCCAAACAATATTGGGGCGTTCGGAAGAATCGCTTTGCGATATCGCTGTAAAAGGCAGAAGTATAAGCGCCAGATGTAGAATTTTAATCAGTTTCATATGGGATGATGCTATATTAATATTTACTTTTTAAGTTCTTTTATGGGAGACCAATCCGTTATATCGGATTTTATTTTCACAAAGAAAGGTTCGTTGTGTGGCCATTCAATTTTAACAGCTCCTTTTAGGTTTGTGGTCTTCTTTTTATTGAGGTTTTGTTTGTTGTTTCCGTATTTAACTGTAAAAATGGAGTCTTTTTCGCTCACGGTATAGCCTATGCCTATACCATTATCTGTCTTGCCCAAAAATTCTATAACGGGAGAATTGGAGCTTTCAACAAACGGTTTCTCCCATTCTTTTGAAGAGGAGGTTTTAACTTCAATTTGCATGGGCGACCATAGGGAAACATCTATTCGAGTTGCACTTTGCTCATTTTTGAAACTGAATTCGAGGGAGTCGTCCCCAGGTTTTACGATCGGGAGATCAATTCGTTCTTTACCGATTGATTTGTCTCGGTCGTTAAAAAGCTCGTATACCAGCGTATACCCCTCCATAATATAAGCGGGAATATCTTGTTTGTTTCTAGGGCGCAAAGTGATTGTTATTCCATTTTTGTCCATGGTAGCACCTAAACTTTGAACGGGTGCATAAATATCCTGAATTTGCTTGTATGCCTTTTTCTTATTGCGCCAAACATCAACCACACCCCAAGCTCTATTTTCTGATGGTGGAGTTGCCTTGTAATCGCTGCGATAATCATTATACGTCCACAAAGACGAACCTACCACGTAAGGTAATGTTCTAATTTTGCCCAGTTCGCTTATAAGTCGGTCCGTGAATTTAGCATCGGGAGTGAGTCCTATTTGGTTATCACCTATTTCGGAAATGAAAATAGGTTTTCCAGGAAATTTTTCATGAGCTCTACCCACTTTTTCATAGGTTTCCCCATAGGAGTTCATGCATAATAAATCTAGTTTTTCGTAAGGTTCGTTCCCTGGCTTGGCTAAGGGTAAATGGGATGTAAAACTGACCACCGTTTTTAGTCTTGTGGAATCTAAACTGGCCACATGGTCGATCATATCGTTTACATATTCATATTGCCCCGGTGTCATGGTCATTTCTTGCCAATCACCATCAGGGTCGCCTATTTCGTTGCCCACACTCCAACCCACAACACTTGCGTGGTTGAAATCGCGAGCAATCATTTCATCTAGCCATTTTTTCGTTCTTGGATTATCTGGAATTGCGTTTGGAGCACCACGACCCCAAATCGGAATTTCTTCAATAAGCATGTACCCAATACTATCACAGAATTTTAAGAGGTTTTCAGCAGAAGGTGCATGCATAATTCTTGAGAAGTTACCGCCCAGTTTTTTGATATCTAAAATGTCGTTTTTTATCAACTCATCGGGTTCTGTGTTCCCGTACAGACGATGGTCATGCACTCGGTTGAAACCGTTTAATCGTACAGGTTCGTTGTTAAGATAAAGTTGTTCGCCAATGGCTTCCATTTTGCGAATACCGAACTTATCTTTTACCCTATCAATTTCTTGGTTACCTGCTGAAACATTACTTTTCAGTTCATAAAGGTTTGGACGGTCAAAATGCCATAGTTCAACCTCTTTCAACTCATTTGAGAATTTTAATGTCTTTTCAACGGTCTTATTTGCGGGCACCTGTATTTTAAGTGTTTTATTATGCCACTGCTGCCCATTAGGGTTGTTGATTTTGGTATTTATTTCAAGGTTTTGCACCTCATTGGAATTGTTCTCGATTTTATACGAAATGGCAAAGTCAACTTCGTTAGAAGTAAAATCCGGCACAGCGGTAATGTGTTGCCATACAAAACGTACATTATTGTTTGCGAGTAGCGAAACATCTCTGCTGATACCGCCCCATGCCCACCAAGCGCCTCTTTTAAACGTATTATCGGCCATGACCAAAAGAGAGTTGGGTTTATCGGTCCGTACTTGGTCTGTTATATTGAATTCAAAAGGGGTATAGCCTCCTTCGTGCTCACCTAATAATTTGCCGTTCAACCATACTTTGGATGTTTCGTAAACAGCATCGAATTTTAATCGGATTTGTTTGTCGTTCCAGTTCTCGGGAAGGGTAAAATCTCTTTGGTAATAGCCTTTACCCTTAAAGTGGGCATATTCATTTTCAACATCCCAATTACCAGGAACGGTAAGGGTGTCCCATTGTGCATAATCTGCATTTAGTAGGTCTTGATCACTCTCATCGCTGGAGGCAAAAAAGTGCCAGTTCCCATTCAGGGATAGAATTTCGTTTTCAGAAGACGTTTCCGAATTTTTCTCTGTACAGGCGCTTAGAAAGGCAATGGTAAAAAGTGCAATGGAAGCAAAATTTCTCATGGGTACTTTTTATTTTTTGATAAATTTTATGACGGCACCACCATGTTCCGCTAGGTGAACCGTAAGTGTTTTTTCCTTGGAGACCGTTTCCGATGATTTTTTAAAAGGAACGGCCGTGTTCCATTGGCGCAGGTTAGCTTCGTTATTGAGTCCTTCTAAATTGATGCGTTTGGCTTTGGTGTCATCCGTAAATATTTCAGCAGTATACTCACCATCGCCTAAAAAGCTACAGTCAATTTGTAGTTCTTGGGCCGGGCCACTACGTAGAACGCCCAAATACCAATTGTTGTCCGTACGTCTGGCTATGGCCGCTAATTCACCAATTTTACTTTGGGGAAAGACAAAGGTCTCATCCCAGACCGAAGGTACGGTCTTAATAAAATCCAACGCGGGTTGAATGCTCTTGGTTTTAAGTAGAAACTGAGTATTTTCCGCAATACAGTTAAAAGGGGAGTAGAAAGTAACCAATGTGGCCAATTGATGAGCCCATGTGGTTTCCCCCGGTTCAGTAAACCCTAATGGCGTGTAATCTCCGTGTCCGGTTACGTATCTTGTAAACGGCAATGCCGCATTGTGGGAAGCCGTTAAGGGACCTTCTTTCATATGGTTGACCTCCAAACCTCGTATACCTTCACGTGTAACTTCGTTCGGGTAGGTTCTGTATTCGCCGGAACTTTGTTGGCAGCCGTGAAAATTGACCATCAATTGTCTTTCTGCCGCTTTTCTCAATAAGGCTTCATCAAACGATATGATACTTTTACTCTGGCCGTTCATAAAATCCACTTTTACTCCAACGGCACCAGTTTGCTTCACGCTATCTAAAAAATGGCCCATTAAGGCATAATCGTTTTCTGGGAAGTTAATTTCCTTGGAGTGTTTCCATACAAAAATACCAACACCTTTTTCCTCCGCATAGTCACAAAGTTTGGTAACCGACTCCCATTTGTTTGCCCATCTTTCCCAGCCTTCATCTACCATGGAATAGGCAAAATTTAAAGCTTGGGCATCATCTACCATATCATGTTCTTCGTTATAATCTACATATTTCCCTGACCACCAGTGCCAAACGGATTTTCCGGGAATTATCCAATCTGTATTTTTAAAAATTTCAGGATCAGGAGCAGGGTTTAACGATGCCACCATGGTGTTGTTCGCTAAATCATTAAGGTTATCTGCCAAAAGAATACAGCGCCATGGAGTGGTAACCTTTCCGTTGATAGCAAAACCATTATCGCCTTCCTCAAAATTAGCTTTGAACGTGTTGTTGCCAATGGCTTCTAGTCGCATACCGCTGTAGTTATAGAGAGCAGCTTCTGCTAGCAAGGCATAACCACCTTGTGGAAGCTCACAAGTTAGTGTTAACCCTTGTATCGGCCCCATTTTAGAAACGGTAGGCATTTCGGAAATATCGGCGGAGAGCCATTCGCCGGCGTGCGATTTTAATTTCCAGTCGCTATCGCGTTCAAAGTACCAGACTTTGGTTTCGCTGGGCAATTTAAAACTACTTTCTTCACCCTTTACATTTTGAGTACCATTACCAGATACAATATACCGGTAGGCTACACCTTCATTAGAAAGCTGAAATTCTAAATTCCATTGGCTTCCATCTGCTTCTGAAATTATGTACGTGTATTGATTTCCTGTATAGGAAGCTTCGCTCTTAATTCCGTTTAACGGATATTCTGTTTTTATTTCTTTTTGTTCTTCAAGTATTATTTCTGCATTTTTCCCCAGTTGCCTCTCATCAATAAAAATACCTAATAGGGAAGTATCAAGAACAATCTTTTGGTCTTTATGAATCTGAAAAGCAAGTTGTCCGTTGGTTGCCGTAAATAAGGAAACGGTTGTATTGCCCCTTGTCATTGAGGTAGCCGTTTCTTTCTGAGAATTACTATTTCTACAGGCCGAAATCAACATAAAGAGACCAATGACAAGGCTAAACTGGTATTTTACTTTTTTCATACTACTGATTTTTTTTTATGCGAAAACCGATATTTTAAAAACCGAAACAGGTATTTGTTCTTCATTTTGAATAAATTCGAAAAGAAGTTTTTCCGTGGAAATGGATTCTTCCAATTCAACAGTGTTTATGGCTTGGTAATTTCCTGTCACTTCCTTAAGAATAGAACCTGAAGCATCTTTTATCCGGTAATCGGATACTACAAAAGGAATGACCTCCTCGGGGTGGCCCATCAATGTAGTTTCTAAGGCATGGTCATAATCGCAGTCAAAAAAGAGCTTAATGGTTTTAATATCTACTTTTTCATTCCAGTGCAGCGCAAGGCTAGGAGATTTGTCCTCTATATTCGCTACCCAAGCATTAGTGTTTCCGTTCGAAGTAGGACGTACTTCGCTATTTTTTAGATTATCGGTCTGAAAAACTGATAGTGATTTTGATAGTTTAAGAGCTATGTTTTTTCCTTCAGGGCGACGTTGAGGCGTCCAAAATTCAAAACTATCTACATTAATTTCAGCAGGTGGGTCTTGTCTCCCGTAGTTAGAAACAGCTTTGTTTATTTTGTTCTCTACAGTCATTAAACCGGTAACACGATCATCTGAAAGACGAACTTTAATATTTTCATTTTTCATAAGACAGAAAAATGAATAATGGTCTTGACTTTGCGTTTTAGTAGTTGAAAAAGTGACGGTCTGCTTCCCTTTTTTAAGCTCAACTTCTTGTTTGTCGATAACAATATCAGGAGTGAAATGCGTACATGCCGAACTGCTTTTAAGTTGTAGTTCCAAAACGGTATCCTCTACAGCCTCAACTTCAATTTCAAGGGTTATATTTTCGTTGGCTTTTAAAGGTAGCATCTGTGCAAGACCAAAGGTTAAGGTCTGCCAATCATCCGCGGCAGCGAAACCATTGAATTCCAAAGTGGAACTAGCATGGATAGTTGCGTTAGTTGTTAAGTCCGCAGTATCTTCCAACGAAAGTCTAGGAATACTCTGCCCATCTCTATTCAGTGCCAATTGCAATTTTTCTATTTTATCTTTAGATGCAATATCTCTGGGAAGTAATCCTTCTTCTTTACATAGAACCGCTGCTTTGCCTACCGCCTGCCCACCATGGGCACACGTAAGCATAACACGAGAGGAACCAAAGGCAACATGACTGGCACTGATGATTCTACCCGCTAAAAAAAGATTATCTATGTTCTTGGAATAATAGCAACGATATGGGATAGAGTATACTCCCTTGCCGTGCCATTGCGTGCACGAGTTATGTTCACTGTAGATGCCATCTGCAGGGTGAAGGTCCATTGCCCAACCGCCAAATGAAATCGCATCGTAATAATCGCGTTGTTCTACAATATCTTTTTGGGTCAGCATAAAATCGCCCTCAAACCGACGACTTTCTCGCTTTCCGGGAATCGTACCTACCCATTCTAGCGTAAGGTTATTCGCTTCCGGATATTTTCCGCTGTTCTTTACGTAATCCCAAATGCCATAAACAACTTTCCAAAGCTCAAATTTAATGTCTTCGGACTGATGAACGGTGTCAAGGCGACCGCCATGCTCAACCCACCATAATTTACAACCATGGTCTCCGAGTTGATAATTTTTTATTCGAGGAAGGTTTTCTGCATTTTTTATAGCAAAAGAAGGTGCTGTATATGAAACAGGCTTGCCTACATCTTTGGTGTAAAAATAAAGAGAATGCCCTAAAAGGTTCCCATAATCTTTAATATTAGGGGCAAAACCTTCATCAAACTCTCCTTTGGTCTCAGCACCCATTCTAAAAGAGGCGCCCGCCATAAAAGCAACAATACCATCACCGGAGGCATCACAAAATAAAGGCGATGAGGCGATATACGTAGTAGAGTTCTGACTACAAAA from Zobellia alginiliquefaciens includes:
- a CDS encoding glycoside hydrolase family 2 TIM barrel-domain containing protein, translated to MQLKPLLTSIFILSLWFCHAQKAEYVAAGEEELLLSGDWKFHTIYGEGSNYITVSETPEDIVIENSSKEHVKVKGEWILKTQGDRGSTFYGKNYLQRSFGKDESENNYVRYSPDLPQSGFYEAFVWFPFASHLTAQVNVNHAGGLTSSYFNQRNRCDQWLSLGVFTFDKTDTNYIEVTAITANTVVADAVMFRPVSTEKMETSKEEKATIFKSDFDDSNWKNLSVPGHWGMLNEYSNYTGIGWYRKTFNLPPNWKKSSEERIRIKFDAVYHLAKIFLNGELIGSHQGGFTPFEFDVTDELNFNGPNVVAVEVDNSALVGATWNWGGIIRDVHLVKNNDVRISYQYIHAEPDLKKGSANLKIKIRVKNSSAKKRMVLLASHIDEAPQTTDLQHTITIPANSTKEVQLASTLPASAVKLWHFDAPHLYHITTTATEDDKVVHTQRDRFGIRKVELTDSQLILNGEPVRLAGFNRVSDHRYWGSSEPQYLINKDVDLMKNAGANFMRIMHGTQNKKLIERCDEKGILIFEEVNVRELTNPEFTAPDYPLAKQWLKEMIDRDVNHPSIIGWSVGNELKDHYDYAKLTIDYVKNELDPYRLVTCVSNSGWRDTATPENDPNSLVDMIMHNLYPFQGKPEEVFKTLRSKWPDKPIFISEYGIKPMATTSLDGDIPEISEWNSSLQNKKPFVIGASLWTFNDYRSGYAATSPEENRVWGLVNAWRQKRKLYNRIENEHSPVEQLEVLDLDVKKGHAQITITTKNSGNYPSYTLRNHSLVWSLHNTKGDTLAKNAVELPTLQPGDTASKISMNWKPYLTDVTSLDVRVLSPNGYPRKKKRIALTVPERPSISTIENGDASVRIHFNPVFNVNTYHVTHQDNKGEIVKSKETMTNFIELNNLENGKEYSFKVIATNEKGESKPSETRMAKPNGKVLPPVIWDAFVVGDKLIVGYSGESNDVEYTVKYGLRETYFQYKSTTITRGMTVIAYEGDAPHFISIMKKTKNGKSDWSKPTHVYSLINFDK
- a CDS encoding sulfatase family protein — protein: MKLIKILHLALILLPFTAISQSDSSERPNIVWIMLEDWSPDLSCYGTKGIETPVTDKLASEGVRYTNAFCTSPVCSTSRSAMLTGYHQNYIGAEQHRTAKEEKKPLPFDIKPMPLLLKEAGYFTSLSIYNKTDANFSGDLGFMGKDWKERKKGQPFFAQITLGGTHRAWNRDPKNPIDPSKIELPPYYVDTPFARRDWANGLEQMQVCDREIGDILHRLDKEGLTDNTLIFLIGDNGRCHFRGKQFLYDPGLQVPLIIKWPGHVAPNQVNKDMVQTIDITATILDVAGAKPEHPLQGKNLFKEESKNRKYIFAARGRMGGTHDAMRAIRSNKYKLIHNLMPERAYLQYSGYKEDMYPMLAEMNVMNLEGKLNEDQAKFFAPTKPEFELYDIVADPYELNNLASAPDYGDLKDEMLEELYVWRRSINDKGVSQEFRKGGLSSKYPTRTLEEWKERYEAWKPWVFRKPKEKVKHPFVKKNY
- a CDS encoding glycoside hydrolase family 2 protein produces the protein MRNFASIALFTIAFLSACTEKNSETSSENEILSLNGNWHFFASSDESDQDLLNADYAQWDTLTVPGNWDVENEYAHFKGKGYYQRDFTLPENWNDKQIRLKFDAVYETSKVWLNGKLLGEHEGGYTPFEFNITDQVRTDKPNSLLVMADNTFKRGAWWAWGGISRDVSLLANNNVRFVWQHITAVPDFTSNEVDFAISYKIENNSNEVQNLEINTKINNPNGQQWHNKTLKIQVPANKTVEKTLKFSNELKEVELWHFDRPNLYELKSNVSAGNQEIDRVKDKFGIRKMEAIGEQLYLNNEPVRLNGFNRVHDHRLYGNTEPDELIKNDILDIKKLGGNFSRIMHAPSAENLLKFCDSIGYMLIEEIPIWGRGAPNAIPDNPRTKKWLDEMIARDFNHASVVGWSVGNEIGDPDGDWQEMTMTPGQYEYVNDMIDHVASLDSTRLKTVVSFTSHLPLAKPGNEPYEKLDLLCMNSYGETYEKVGRAHEKFPGKPIFISEIGDNQIGLTPDAKFTDRLISELGKIRTLPYVVGSSLWTYNDYRSDYKATPPSENRAWGVVDVWRNKKKAYKQIQDIYAPVQSLGATMDKNGITITLRPRNKQDIPAYIMEGYTLVYELFNDRDKSIGKERIDLPIVKPGDDSLEFSFKNEQSATRIDVSLWSPMQIEVKTSSSKEWEKPFVESSNSPVIEFLGKTDNGIGIGYTVSEKDSIFTVKYGNNKQNLNKKKTTNLKGAVKIEWPHNEPFFVKIKSDITDWSPIKELKK
- a CDS encoding glycoside hydrolase family 97 protein; this translates as MKKVKYQFSLVIGLFMLISACRNSNSQKETATSMTRGNTTVSLFTATNGQLAFQIHKDQKIVLDTSLLGIFIDERQLGKNAEIILEEQKEIKTEYPLNGIKSEASYTGNQYTYIISEADGSQWNLEFQLSNEGVAYRYIVSGNGTQNVKGEESSFKLPSETKVWYFERDSDWKLKSHAGEWLSADISEMPTVSKMGPIQGLTLTCELPQGGYALLAEAALYNYSGMRLEAIGNNTFKANFEEGDNGFAINGKVTTPWRCILLADNLNDLANNTMVASLNPAPDPEIFKNTDWIIPGKSVWHWWSGKYVDYNEEHDMVDDAQALNFAYSMVDEGWERWANKWESVTKLCDYAEEKGVGIFVWKHSKEINFPENDYALMGHFLDSVKQTGAVGVKVDFMNGQSKSIISFDEALLRKAAERQLMVNFHGCQQSSGEYRTYPNEVTREGIRGLEVNHMKEGPLTASHNAALPFTRYVTGHGDYTPLGFTEPGETTWAHQLATLVTFYSPFNCIAENTQFLLKTKSIQPALDFIKTVPSVWDETFVFPQSKIGELAAIARRTDNNWYLGVLRSGPAQELQIDCSFLGDGEYTAEIFTDDTKAKRINLEGLNNEANLRQWNTAVPFKKSSETVSKEKTLTVHLAEHGGAVIKFIKK
- a CDS encoding FAD-dependent oxidoreductase, with protein sequence MISEAYSSQTRKTKTIPLEADLVVVGGGLSGVCAAITAARSNLKVVLIQDRPVLGGNASSEVRLWSLGATSHMGNNNRWSREGGLINEILLENLKRNKEGNPLIFDTVLLEKVYEEKNITLLLNTAVYEVEKGCDEKVKNVTAFCSQNSTTYIASSPLFCDASGDGIVAFMAGASFRMGAETKGEFDEGFAPNIKDYGNLLGHSLYFYTKDVGKPVSYTAPSFAIKNAENLPRIKNYQLGDHGCKLWWVEHGGRLDTVHQSEDIKFELWKVVYGIWDYVKNSGKYPEANNLTLEWVGTIPGKRESRRFEGDFMLTQKDIVEQRDYYDAISFGGWAMDLHPADGIYSEHNSCTQWHGKGVYSIPYRCYYSKNIDNLFLAGRIISASHVAFGSSRVMLTCAHGGQAVGKAAVLCKEEGLLPRDIASKDKIEKLQLALNRDGQSIPRLSLEDTADLTTNATIHASSTLEFNGFAAADDWQTLTFGLAQMLPLKANENITLEIEVEAVEDTVLELQLKSSSACTHFTPDIVIDKQEVELKKGKQTVTFSTTKTQSQDHYSFFCLMKNENIKVRLSDDRVTGLMTVENKINKAVSNYGRQDPPAEINVDSFEFWTPQRRPEGKNIALKLSKSLSVFQTDNLKNSEVRPTSNGNTNAWVANIEDKSPSLALHWNEKVDIKTIKLFFDCDYDHALETTLMGHPEEVIPFVVSDYRIKDASGSILKEVTGNYQAINTVELEESISTEKLLFEFIQNEEQIPVSVFKISVFA